One window from the genome of Spirosoma rhododendri encodes:
- a CDS encoding helix-turn-helix transcriptional regulator, with protein sequence MNRIDRLTAILIHLQSKRVVKAQELADRFGLSLRTIYRDIRALEEAGVPIGAEAGIGYFLTGYQLPPVMFSNAEASALLIGGKILAQMTDESIRTPYESALFKIKAVLSRTEKDHLDELAGQIEIIKPMQPRPYSEQLLYAIQGALVRGHRLTIDYRAGYSDTQTQRTIEPIGLCHYGVGWHLIAYCRLRHDYRDFRVDRIEQLTELTEPFSRQSRLSLQDYLNRLTQEQDLQEVVIVFSRDMARFAQDQRYEFGFVSEEETPDGVRMTFLTQCPKSLGRWLLMYGRSVCIESPSSMRSIMQHFIQDITGHYL encoded by the coding sequence ATGAATCGCATCGATCGGCTAACGGCTATTCTGATTCACCTGCAATCGAAACGGGTGGTGAAAGCGCAGGAACTGGCAGATCGGTTTGGGTTGAGCCTGCGTACGATTTACCGCGACATTCGGGCGCTGGAAGAAGCCGGTGTCCCGATCGGGGCGGAAGCCGGAATCGGTTATTTTCTGACGGGGTATCAGCTACCGCCGGTGATGTTTTCCAACGCCGAAGCGTCGGCCCTGCTAATCGGCGGCAAAATCCTGGCGCAGATGACCGACGAGTCCATCCGGACGCCGTACGAATCGGCCCTGTTCAAAATCAAGGCGGTGCTATCGCGGACCGAAAAAGACCACCTGGATGAGCTGGCCGGGCAAATTGAAATTATCAAACCCATGCAGCCCCGCCCCTACTCCGAGCAGTTGCTCTACGCTATTCAGGGCGCGCTGGTACGGGGCCACCGGCTGACGATTGACTACCGGGCAGGCTACAGCGACACGCAGACGCAACGTACTATCGAACCCATCGGCTTGTGCCACTACGGCGTGGGCTGGCACCTGATCGCTTACTGCCGGCTTCGCCACGATTACCGCGACTTCCGCGTTGACCGGATTGAGCAATTGACCGAACTGACCGAGCCCTTTTCCCGCCAATCGAGGCTGTCGTTGCAGGATTACCTGAATCGGCTGACGCAGGAACAGGATTTGCAGGAAGTCGTTATCGTATTCAGTCGGGACATGGCGCGGTTTGCACAGGATCAGCGGTACGAATTCGGGTTTGTGTCGGAAGAGGAGACACCCGATGGCGTTCGCATGACGTTCCTGACGCAGTGCCCAAAGTCGCTGGGCCGCTGGCTGCTGATGTACGGCCGGTCGGTATGCATTGAAAGTCCGTCATCCATGCGCTCAATCATGCAGCATTTTATTCAGGACATAACTGGGCATTATTTGTAG
- a CDS encoding NuoI/complex I 23 kDa subunit family protein, whose translation MQLTNRAKQVSNKEMTLAEKMYLPAVVSGLAITIKHFFRKKPTIQYPEVKKYLGPIYRGHHILKRDEQGRERCTACGLCAVACPAEAISMVAAEREKGEESLYREEKYAAVYEINMLRCIFCGLCEEACPKQAVYLRHDQMVPVFLERDEVIYGKDRLVEKMDDRYIRKNSEVKTTPTEPSLTRSAT comes from the coding sequence ATGCAACTTACCAATCGCGCCAAGCAGGTCAGTAATAAAGAAATGACGCTGGCGGAAAAGATGTATCTGCCAGCGGTGGTGAGTGGGCTTGCCATCACCATCAAACACTTCTTCCGTAAGAAGCCGACAATTCAGTATCCGGAAGTAAAAAAGTATCTCGGACCGATCTATCGGGGACACCACATCCTAAAGCGCGACGAACAGGGGCGTGAGCGCTGCACGGCCTGCGGTCTGTGTGCCGTTGCCTGCCCGGCCGAAGCTATTTCTATGGTAGCCGCCGAGCGCGAAAAAGGAGAAGAGTCACTCTACCGGGAAGAGAAATACGCGGCTGTCTACGAGATCAACATGCTGCGCTGCATATTCTGCGGCCTGTGTGAAGAAGCCTGTCCGAAGCAGGCCGTATATCTGCGGCACGATCAGATGGTGCCCGTATTCCTGGAGCGCGACGAGGTGATTTACGGTAAAGACCGGCTGGTGGAAAAAATGGACGACCGCTATATTCGGAAGAACTCGGAAGTCAAAACGACGCCAACCGAACCTAGCCTGACTCGCTCAGCCACCTAG
- a CDS encoding acyl-CoA dehydrogenase family protein, with product MIATEPKASIKGGEFLIKETSAAQVFIPEEFSEEQQMIAATCREFLEREIWPRLDEIDKAKSPELISSLMDKAGELGLLGTGVPEEYGGFGMSFNTSMLVAEVTGAGHSFSVALSAHTGIGTLPIVYYGNDEQKAKYLPKLATGEWKAAYCLTEPDSGSDANSGKSRAKLSDDGKHYVLNGQKMWITNGGFADVYIVFAKIDENGQVDKNLSAFIVEKDFAGITMNEPEHKMGIKGSDTRQIFFNDVQVPVENLLSERGNGFKIAVNILNIGRIKLGVAAVGGSKEVINNAVNYANERKQFKTAISQFGAIKHKLAEMAIKVYASESASYRAGQNIDDMIEDLKSQDIADVPAKLQALEQFAIECAIMKVHGSEALDYVVDEGVQVYGGMGYSADAPMDRAYRDARINRIFEGTNEINRMLVVDMMLKRAMKGELDLMGPAMAVAKEIMAIPDFNTEEEEGLFVAEKKVLKNLKKAALMVSGAAVQKFMMTLSNEQEILMNIADMVIEIYVAESVLLRVEKLIGVQGEEAISLQKQIALVYLHEAVEKINNVGRQAVTSFAEGDELRGMLMGLKRFTKIEPMNLKDARRSIADAMIAENKYIF from the coding sequence ATGATTGCGACCGAACCAAAAGCATCGATCAAAGGGGGCGAATTCCTGATCAAAGAAACCAGCGCAGCGCAGGTTTTTATACCCGAAGAATTTTCTGAAGAGCAACAGATGATCGCGGCCACCTGCCGCGAATTTCTGGAGCGCGAAATATGGCCCCGGCTCGACGAAATCGACAAGGCGAAATCGCCCGAACTGATCTCGTCGCTGATGGACAAGGCCGGTGAACTGGGGCTGCTCGGTACGGGCGTACCCGAAGAGTACGGCGGCTTCGGCATGAGTTTCAATACCTCAATGCTGGTAGCCGAAGTAACGGGAGCCGGGCATTCGTTCTCGGTAGCCCTGTCGGCGCACACCGGTATCGGAACGCTGCCGATCGTGTACTACGGCAACGACGAGCAGAAAGCAAAGTACCTGCCAAAGCTGGCAACCGGCGAATGGAAAGCCGCCTACTGCCTGACTGAGCCGGATTCAGGCTCAGACGCTAACTCGGGAAAGAGCCGCGCAAAACTGTCGGACGATGGTAAGCATTACGTGCTCAACGGGCAGAAGATGTGGATCACCAACGGCGGGTTTGCCGACGTTTACATCGTATTCGCCAAAATTGACGAGAACGGGCAGGTCGATAAGAATCTGTCGGCGTTTATTGTCGAGAAAGACTTTGCCGGGATCACGATGAACGAGCCCGAGCACAAGATGGGCATCAAAGGATCGGACACGCGTCAGATTTTCTTCAACGACGTACAGGTACCCGTCGAAAACCTGCTATCAGAGCGTGGAAATGGCTTTAAGATCGCGGTCAACATCCTGAACATTGGCCGGATCAAGCTGGGCGTGGCGGCTGTGGGTGGTAGCAAGGAAGTTATCAACAACGCGGTTAATTACGCTAACGAACGCAAGCAGTTTAAAACGGCGATCTCGCAGTTTGGGGCTATCAAGCACAAGCTGGCTGAGATGGCGATCAAAGTGTACGCGTCGGAGTCGGCGAGTTACCGGGCGGGTCAGAATATCGACGACATGATCGAGGATCTGAAAAGTCAGGACATCGCCGACGTACCCGCCAAGCTACAGGCGCTGGAGCAGTTTGCCATCGAGTGCGCCATCATGAAAGTACACGGTTCAGAAGCCCTCGACTATGTAGTCGATGAGGGTGTGCAGGTCTACGGCGGGATGGGTTACTCGGCCGACGCCCCGATGGACCGGGCCTACCGTGACGCGCGCATCAACCGGATTTTTGAAGGCACCAACGAGATCAACCGGATGCTGGTGGTCGACATGATGCTGAAGCGGGCGATGAAAGGCGAACTCGATCTGATGGGTCCGGCGATGGCCGTGGCGAAAGAGATCATGGCTATTCCTGATTTCAACACGGAGGAGGAAGAAGGTTTGTTTGTGGCAGAAAAGAAGGTACTGAAAAACCTGAAGAAAGCCGCCCTGATGGTGTCTGGTGCCGCCGTGCAGAAGTTCATGATGACCCTCTCCAACGAGCAGGAGATTCTGATGAACATTGCCGATATGGTTATCGAAATCTACGTGGCCGAATCGGTGCTGCTGCGCGTCGAGAAACTAATCGGGGTGCAGGGCGAAGAAGCAATAAGCCTGCAAAAGCAGATTGCGCTTGTTTACCTGCACGAAGCCGTCGAAAAAATCAACAACGTGGGTCGGCAGGCTGTTACATCGTTTGCCGAAGGCGACGAATTACGCGGTATGCTGATGGGCCTGAAGCGCTTCACCAAAATAGAACCAATGAACCTCAAGGATGCCCGCCGGTCGATTGCCGACGCCATGATTGCGGAGAACAAATACATTTTCTAA
- a CDS encoding NADH-quinone oxidoreductase subunit J family protein, which yields MTEFLTFIKSLTPTGYLFLILTALTLISAMGVVTARNPIYSVLALIATFFCLSGHYILLNAQFLAAVNIIVYAGAIMVLFLFTIMFLNLRKDDEESKTNLTKIASVIVGGTLMVMLIMIFRAKSSQMPTGSVVGFDSQTGMVENLGHLLYGSYILPFELVSVLFLIAMVGAVMLGKREAGDRHF from the coding sequence ATGACCGAATTTCTAACGTTTATCAAATCACTGACGCCTACCGGCTATCTGTTTCTGATCCTTACCGCGCTGACGCTTATCAGTGCCATGGGCGTTGTAACAGCCCGCAACCCGATCTACAGTGTGCTGGCGCTGATTGCCACGTTCTTCTGCCTGTCGGGGCACTACATTTTGCTTAATGCCCAGTTTCTGGCAGCCGTTAACATTATCGTGTATGCAGGAGCCATCATGGTACTGTTTCTCTTCACGATCATGTTTCTGAACCTGCGGAAAGATGACGAAGAGTCGAAAACGAACCTGACGAAGATAGCGTCGGTCATTGTGGGAGGCACCTTGATGGTGATGCTGATTATGATCTTCCGGGCTAAATCGTCGCAAATGCCGACCGGTAGCGTCGTCGGATTTGATTCGCAGACCGGTATGGTCGAGAATCTTGGTCATCTGCTCTACGGCAGCTATATCCTGCCGTTCGAACTGGTTTCGGTCCTGTTCCTGATCGCGATGGTCGGCGCGGTGATGCTGGGTAAGCGCGAAGCTGGCGATCGCCATTTTTAA
- a CDS encoding LysM peptidoglycan-binding domain-containing protein → MEQGLLKRLVIGCLLFASWEITNGQAVPQVPFDVEFAGVTVHINEVARQLIQQEVNGMYANRAVLLRDLETLRQLSPLLEARLAEDKLPADFRYAAMPFSDQTGTGYWGLTIVDAGPLKLRIDPSVDERFHPVLATNAVVDRLSDLQLQSGNYAQTLLQYLQSIAPTDRKPASKYATYLLLTEKNPPLLWKILARKFAVEREEPTFRPTQVFVLFEYANASGKTLASIARQLNLGEDRFSPFNQWLKTTVIPTDKRYPVLIRVTNEEFTQAKTSTQNQTRLSAAQPADVGFPVLVKRPQEPASIYSPAMYYTINGLRGVQAQPCDNVITMAYYGKMHVEAFIADNDLTTQDVIRPGQIYYLERKNRRAMVPFHVVQRGQTLRDIANMYGVRLRSLLKFNRLPANQRVQTGRIIWLQRKRPRSRPVEYQQVPELPAPIEPSVDTPVLTQQESDVKADTIVSSPLPKPVSIPPSRAVAVAPPARTPTPTLAPARTKQNPATIVTPVATPSVSVQSTVSSQRPAKVSSDSGAIRTTATTRRDTVQAEPREIVRLHVVKAGQTYYSIARQYGVAVGQLYTWNNLSERYPLEIGQEIIVSVVKVPASIKARTTPGSPVQAALSAQAAAQSNYYYYFVQPGQTAYRIALINKVSVEDLARWNNLKNYSVSVGQRLIIRKK, encoded by the coding sequence ATGGAACAAGGATTGTTGAAACGACTGGTAATTGGTTGTCTGCTGTTTGCAAGCTGGGAAATAACCAATGGGCAGGCCGTTCCGCAGGTTCCGTTTGACGTGGAGTTTGCGGGAGTTACGGTGCACATCAACGAAGTAGCCCGCCAGCTGATTCAGCAGGAAGTCAACGGCATGTACGCCAACCGGGCCGTGTTGCTACGTGATCTGGAAACGCTCCGGCAATTGAGCCCCCTGCTTGAAGCCCGGCTGGCGGAAGATAAGCTACCCGCCGACTTTCGCTACGCGGCCATGCCGTTTTCCGATCAGACTGGTACCGGCTACTGGGGGCTGACAATCGTTGATGCGGGTCCGTTGAAGCTGCGTATTGATCCGTCGGTTGATGAACGGTTCCACCCGGTTCTGGCGACTAACGCCGTTGTAGATCGACTATCTGATTTGCAACTGCAATCGGGCAACTATGCCCAGACGCTATTGCAGTATCTACAGAGCATTGCGCCGACAGACCGGAAACCAGCCAGCAAATACGCGACCTATCTCCTGCTGACGGAGAAAAATCCACCGCTACTCTGGAAAATACTGGCGCGTAAGTTCGCCGTCGAACGCGAGGAGCCCACGTTTCGACCAACGCAGGTATTTGTGCTGTTTGAATATGCCAATGCCAGCGGGAAGACGCTGGCATCCATCGCGCGGCAACTTAATCTGGGCGAAGACCGGTTTTCGCCGTTCAATCAGTGGCTGAAAACGACGGTTATCCCAACCGACAAGCGGTACCCGGTGCTGATTCGGGTCACGAATGAAGAGTTCACGCAGGCAAAGACAAGTACCCAAAATCAGACCCGGCTGAGCGCTGCGCAACCGGCTGACGTTGGTTTCCCCGTGCTGGTCAAGCGACCGCAGGAACCAGCCAGTATCTATAGCCCGGCGATGTACTACACGATCAATGGGTTGCGGGGGGTACAGGCTCAGCCCTGCGACAATGTGATTACGATGGCCTATTACGGCAAGATGCACGTTGAAGCCTTTATCGCCGATAACGACCTCACTACGCAGGATGTAATCCGTCCCGGACAGATCTATTACCTGGAGCGGAAAAATCGGCGGGCCATGGTTCCGTTTCACGTTGTCCAACGCGGACAGACGTTACGGGATATCGCCAACATGTACGGTGTTCGCCTGCGGTCGTTGCTGAAATTCAACCGGCTTCCGGCTAATCAGCGCGTACAGACCGGCCGAATTATCTGGCTGCAACGGAAACGCCCCCGAAGCCGGCCTGTCGAGTATCAGCAAGTGCCAGAATTACCCGCACCGATCGAACCGTCTGTTGATACACCTGTGCTGACACAACAGGAAAGTGATGTAAAGGCTGATACGATTGTCAGCTCGCCGTTGCCTAAACCTGTGTCAATACCCCCCAGTCGGGCTGTTGCTGTTGCGCCCCCGGCCCGTACGCCAACACCCACACTTGCACCTGCACGTACGAAGCAAAACCCGGCTACGATAGTCACACCAGTGGCCACACCGTCGGTTTCGGTTCAGTCAACCGTGAGTAGTCAGCGGCCCGCCAAAGTATCGTCTGACTCGGGAGCTATTCGCACTACTGCAACCACGCGCCGGGACACAGTGCAGGCTGAGCCGCGCGAAATTGTCAGACTGCATGTTGTGAAGGCGGGCCAGACGTACTATTCCATTGCGCGGCAGTATGGTGTTGCCGTGGGCCAGCTCTACACGTGGAATAATCTGTCGGAGCGTTACCCGCTGGAAATTGGTCAGGAAATTATCGTGAGCGTCGTGAAAGTACCTGCCTCGATAAAGGCCAGAACGACTCCCGGCTCGCCAGTACAGGCTGCGCTATCGGCGCAGGCCGCTGCCCAGTCAAATTACTACTACTATTTTGTTCAGCCCGGTCAGACAGCTTACCGCATTGCGCTGATTAACAAGGTATCGGTCGAGGATTTGGCTCGCTGGAATAACCTGAAAAACTACAGTGTCTCCGTGGGGCAACGGCTGATCATCCGTAAGAAATAA
- a CDS encoding acetyl-CoA C-acyltransferase, with translation MDAYIVAGYRTAVGKAPRGGLRLTRPDDMAAEVIKHLLSQVPALDPVRVEDLIVGNAVPEAEQGMQIARYIALLSLPNSVPGFTINRYCGSGLEAIAIASAKIHAGLADCIIAGGTESMSMVPVMGWKTALNYEIAKSHPDYYIGMGLTAEQVAQQFNISRDAQDEFALESHQRALAAQRDGKFTDEIVPINVTETYFDAESNKKKTRQWTVTQDEGPRKDTSAEGLAKLKPVFTAGGSVTAGNSSQTSDGAAFVIVMSERLVNELNLKPVARMMSYASAGVEPKIMGIGPVAAIPIALQKAGIKQDDIDMIELNEAFAAQALAVVQELALDRSKINPNGGAIALGHALGSTGARLTVQLLNEMRRQDEKYGMVSACVGGGQGVAGIFERLN, from the coding sequence ATGGACGCATACATCGTAGCCGGTTATCGGACGGCGGTAGGTAAAGCACCTCGCGGTGGCTTACGCCTAACCCGCCCCGACGATATGGCGGCTGAAGTTATCAAGCATTTGCTCAGTCAGGTACCGGCGCTGGATCCCGTACGCGTTGAAGATCTGATCGTGGGCAATGCAGTGCCCGAAGCAGAGCAGGGCATGCAGATCGCCCGGTATATCGCGCTGCTTTCATTGCCAAACAGTGTGCCCGGCTTTACCATCAATCGGTACTGCGGATCTGGGCTGGAAGCCATCGCCATTGCATCCGCCAAGATTCACGCTGGGCTGGCCGATTGCATCATTGCCGGTGGTACGGAGTCGATGTCGATGGTGCCGGTGATGGGTTGGAAAACCGCGCTGAACTACGAAATAGCCAAGTCCCACCCCGATTATTATATCGGAATGGGGCTCACGGCTGAGCAGGTTGCGCAGCAGTTCAACATCAGCCGCGACGCACAGGACGAGTTTGCTCTCGAATCGCATCAGCGGGCACTGGCGGCTCAGCGCGATGGTAAATTCACCGACGAGATCGTACCGATCAACGTAACGGAAACGTACTTCGACGCGGAAAGCAACAAAAAGAAAACCCGTCAGTGGACGGTTACTCAGGACGAAGGCCCCCGCAAAGACACGAGCGCGGAAGGGCTGGCAAAGCTGAAGCCGGTCTTTACGGCTGGCGGTTCGGTAACGGCTGGTAACTCGTCGCAAACGTCAGACGGCGCGGCTTTCGTGATCGTTATGTCGGAACGGCTGGTAAACGAATTAAATCTCAAACCCGTCGCCCGGATGATGTCGTATGCATCAGCGGGTGTTGAACCCAAGATCATGGGCATTGGACCGGTAGCGGCTATCCCCATCGCGCTGCAAAAAGCGGGTATAAAGCAGGACGATATCGACATGATCGAACTGAACGAAGCTTTTGCTGCGCAGGCATTAGCTGTTGTTCAGGAACTCGCCCTCGATCGCAGCAAGATCAACCCGAACGGGGGAGCTATCGCGCTGGGTCATGCGCTGGGATCGACCGGGGCCCGGCTCACCGTACAGCTCCTCAACGAAATGCGTCGGCAGGACGAAAAATACGGTATGGTATCTGCCTGCGTCGGTGGTGGACAAGGTGTAGCGGGTATTTTCGAGCGGCTCAATTAG